The Lolium perenne isolate Kyuss_39 chromosome 6, Kyuss_2.0, whole genome shotgun sequence genome segment GTAGCATGTAACAATGTGATAACTTGATTTGCTTACCATTGCAAATCGGGTGCGGAAGCTTAACGGTTGGTGTCGACGTAGACGATCACGATCCGTTCAATCTTGGCGATCCAACTTGATCAACTCCATCGCTTGCGCGGCGGCTCCGAGGTGATGCACACGTGCGACTTGACGACGTCGGCTCCTTCTTGTTCCAGCAAGATAGAGTGGAGGTAGAGAGATCGCTCTGGCGTGACGACGAACTTGGCACAAATCCGTCAGGGCTTCGCTCGGACTATCTTTTCGGAGTTCACCGGAATTAGGGTTCCGACAAGGTTTTAGAGATCACCAGCGGAGGTCCGAGGACCAACGGAGGTAAATGGCAGTGGACAGAGGAGGAACCCGACAAGGACGGGCGACGGTTGACGACCTCGAGGTGGCTGGTGATGGGCGGCAGCGGCGGGTGGCCGACGGCGGCTTGGCGGCAGCGCTGGGTGTGGGGAGCTCGGGGCTGCGTGGCTCCTGTGGACTTGTGATGTTGTGGTCAGCCCCGGGGTCCCGTATATAAAGGCTCGGACCCGAGAGGCCGCAGGATCTCCGAATTCTAATTGGACGCTCGGTCAAACCTTGTCCTCCCTCCCACTTCCAAACCGAGTGGAGGTAGGACTCTCCCTCTCCCACTTGGCCACGGTGGCCAGCCGGCAGGTCCACTTGGCATGCGGGTGGGGCCCACCTGGCCCTAGGCTAGGTTGTCCCCCCCTCCGAAATTTTCCGATACAACAAGAAAATCTAGAACTTTCCGGATCCATTATGATACTTCCCATATATATTCCTATAGGTTTGTCTCCCTTCCGAATCCACCCGTGATATCCCCGAATCCATCCGGGACAGCGAAACACTACATTTGATATCTCTCTATCTCTAGcgccatcgaaccttaagtgtgtgacCCTACGGGTTCGCGATTATGTAGACATGACTATGTCCCTAGCCAATGGTTAATagagggatctagagatccatattaacccccacatattcaacgatgatctTATCGAGTGAACCACTTATGTCATTCATATATAATTCCCATGTCCTGCGATATCTTAGTTACCCGAGATTTGAACGTTTGTACCTTCATACCTTGTTCTTATCTCGTTGTTGGTAAGTACTCTTTTCTCATCGTAATAGTGCGCCCTCCTGTGACTTAGTCACGGGCTTGCAAGCGATTGAGTGTGTattaccgagagggcccagagaataTCTTTTCGCtacttggatggacaaatcccactcttgataacATAAAACCCAACAAGTATCTTATGGAACACATGCGAAATAGTTTTATAATCACCCAATTACGAAGTGACGTTTGCAACAAGCTATGCATTCTTCCAATACCCGGGAGTTGTATAATCTCATGGTCAAAGAATTAGTATAGATGCCAATGGAAAGGCTTTGCAATTAGAACTATGTAACGCGATCAATTGCTACGCTTTGATTAGGGTAAGTCCATCATATTATTCTTCCTTAATAATATGATCTCACTAGTAAGTGACACTATGTTCATGGCTATTGAAACTTATTTCATGAACTAGTATAGAGGCATACGAGGGACACATTGTGTTCATATTCCACACATGTATTATGTTTCAGGATAATACAataagcatggtatataaacattatcatGAACATGATATAGTGATAGTAAATattcatttattattgcctcttgggcaccaAAACCCTTCGAAACGCTTGTGTGATTATACACAACGTGATCATTGGGAGTGAGCGTGGCGCCCCAACAGATGATGCCTATCCATTTGATTTTCAGGAATCTCTTGCTGAGGTTGAGCAGGTGCCGGTCCAGTTTGCTGCTTTCCTCCGGATGCATGAAGAAATTCGAGATGCTGGTGTTCATACTCAACTAAAGAATGATATAGTTGAGCATTTGTGGGCGTGGAGAGGAAACGCTGCATGATTCATTGCAATTTTTTTATATTCTTGTATGAACAATTAAGTTTATTTTTTAAACTATCCATGTGAAATAATTTGTGTGTTTTAACACCATAAAAATATGTTTGAATTGTTGAAACTACGTAAAGTGTTATATTTTGGtctaaaaaacaaaacaaaaattggaGATCGGCATAAATGATACACTAGTGTGAAATGTCCTTTCCTAAACTAAATAGTTACAGTCAACTAATCCATACAAAGCTACATGCTCACCAACCCACTTTTCCACTTTTGTTTATAACGCGCCGGTTAAAATGCTCTAAGTTATCATGTACTCCGTATTATAATTCTCAAAACCCACATGCGAATTAGAGCTCTGGCCTCCGCACTCTCGGCGGCCCAGTAGCGTAATGTACTTACGTTGTCCGTTTGCGTAACCGTTGGGAATGCTCCATGCAGCAGTGGCAGCTAGCCCCCAACGACAGGCAGGCCGCAGTCTCGCTTGCTCGCCAGCCTACCTTGCCACCCCGGCCCCACATCTTCGGGATTTGGCTGCTGCTTCCCGGCCAGCCCCACTGTCTGCAGTCTAAATATGTGCCACGTTTGCGTCTCCGTGGATGCTGCGCGATCGCGCCGAGTGTTCGCTCGCTTGTCTCACGGACCCGCCTGGCAGCAACCCTTACCGAGCCGGCGCGAATTTAAGCACAACAACTGgctggaagagcaaccgccggagTGGCAACCGCGTCGATCGACGTGCGAACCGCTggaatggagcgccgaaccgccgcgAAAGAGCAACCGCAACCCTATTCGGTATATACGACGTCATTAATCCCCACTAAATAAAACCCCTGCGTCTGCGCTAAGGATCTCTAACTAGCCTGCCATTCATCTCAAGCAATGGGCAACCTATCTTTTCTACTGGACACCGATAGAGAGGGGAAGCCGCCGGGATGGTGCCATTGGTGGGATAGAGCTGCCACGCCGAGCAACTCTAGCTCCCTCCCGACgaacggcgaggaggaggaggtggaggttgtCGCTGACAACGGCCAGGATGAGGAGGGGGAGGCCATCGCCAACGACGGCAAGGATGAGGAGGGGGACGCTATTGGCCACGACGggaaggacgaggaggaggaaaaggaagaggatgaagatgcAATGTGGAcacggctggaggcggaggaggcggcggcggcaaagaaggaggcaaggGCCCGAGCGAGGGCGCATGCGCAACATCCATTCACGGATGACAATGAAGGCACAATGACCACTCGTCGGAGGGGGACTCAAGCTCGTCGGAAGCTTCGACCGCCAGTACCTCTTCTcaggaggtgacgagcaggaagcgcctcCGTTAGGATGAAGAGGCGGGGCCTTCAAAGAAGAAGTAGCTAGTTTAAAAGTTAAATTGAACTTATTTTTTCGCAGTTTGTATGTTTAATTTGTTCGAACATGTTGCACTAATTTCAACATATAGATTTTACCTAGAAATGTGAATATCTCAATCGTGTCTTCCATAGAAATCTATGATATCACTCTCACGCGGCATTCTAGAGGAATAGAAAtcgcttcctcttcctcttcacaTGCGGGCCTCGCCAGACGAAATGCGTCAGGCTGCTGGGGTtgccccccgacgcaaacggacaattTGAGCCTAGCGATCAATTTGGTGTCCGCGGgctgacgcaaacggacacgcgcGGACAATTtaggcgtccgaaatgcgtcggcccgttggagatgccctaaggtgaAATAAAACTGGGCAATGTAGCAAAATATTCTATGAACTCAAACCTATTACAAATAATAATCTTCTTTAATTCTTACTTTCTCCATTTTCTAATATAAGACCTTTTAGATATTTTAAATGAGCTAGATGATTCAGATGAGCATACACTCTAAAACACATATGTATACAGTTATTTACGAAAAAAGCTAAACGGCCTTACATTAGTAAACATAGGGTTTCTTTTTTCGAAAATCTTACACCAAAATACAATTATGTAGTTTGCTTGAATTTGTGGGGGTTTCTTACGTGTTCATCCATATATTCTTGTCAACAAAAGTTAGGTCGTTAGTCATTACCCAGGACCGTGGTTGTTTTGAGGGAACAGCCAGGGTGGTTAATTAGGCATGTTCTTTGTATAATGGAGTTGGGATCACACAGACCACACACGGACTTAGACCGGCAAAAAGAAGAGGAATGCCGTGTGTAAGGTAGACATGCATAGTTCCAAGGAATTATCATAAACATCACACCATTTTTCTTCCTTCACTCTTTTTTTCGATGACGATGGAATAAACCTCTATACAAAATACATACACCAGAAGCCATGGGCAAGACAACAAAAAGAGGTGGGGCCTTTTCTCTTGTGTGTCATCAAATCTTAAAAAAGGCTGGCCTGATCCGGTCTGTTAAGGAGGGTTAATTTGGCAACCTGGCGGGCCACAGGCGGCTCGGGCTAAGACAAAAAGTTAGTGATTCTTGGCTCTTTGTATCACTTGGCATATATACAAGGATGGGGGGCATTTGGGTCATTTCGGACATGTCCTATGATTCGGGGGCTCCATTGTAACCAACTCTTCCTATCCCTTTCCTAGTGGAAACATCTTGTTCTGTCAATTTTGACAAAAGGGTTGAGGCTTGGGACAAGGAGAGCAGGTGGTCTATGAGGACACCGGATTCAGCGACTGCGATGTTAGCGGGCGGAAGATCAACGGTGCTCCGTATTGCGGATAGAGGAGCATCAGTACCGTCGGTGCATGCACATAGTTTGGAGATGTTCGGATCTCGAAACGTTGTAGTAGGATCGCCATGGTGAGCTTGGCCTCGAGCCGTGCCAAGTTTTGGCCGATGCACATCCGAGAACCAAGCCCGAAAGGAATGTACGCCAAGGGATGTTTCGCCGCCTTGGCCGCACCGTTGGCGAACCGGGCCGGGTTGAACTGCGTCGCGTCCTGGCCCCAATACCTCGTGTCGTGGTGGATGGCCATGATTGGGATGAGGAGCTCCATGTCGCGGGGGATCATGCACCCGTCCGAGAGTTGGACGTCGACCTTGGCGCGGCGGATGGTGGCGACCGCCGGCGGGTAGAGCCGGAGGGTCTCGTTGATGATCATGCCGAGCTGTCATAAGAAACACATGGAACACGCAGTGTGCGTCAGCACCTAAAAGTGACGAAAATGCCCCTTGGCAGCAGGTTTGAAATTTCATCCGCAGCTCCCGGAAAAAGGAATCGGAATCGAGGGAGGCAGCAGAGTTTTGTGCTGGGACGTACCGTTTTCAGCTTGGGGAGGTGCTCCTTGCTGGGCTCGTCGGCGCCGCAGACGTCGAGGACCTCACGCCGGGCTCGCTCCTGCCATTCTGGGTGCATAGCCAGGAGCACGGTGGCCCACGTCAGGAGGTTGGTCGTCGTCTGCTTCCCGGCGAAGAAGAACGTCTTGCACTCCTCCAGCATGTCGTGTACCGGGATCGCCTTCGCCACCGGCACCCGCGCCGTCGTCCTCTCGCCGGCATTGATCATGAGTCCGAGCAAGTCGCGGAAGCTGCCAGAATCGGCCTCCTCCCCCTCCGCCTCCACGGCAACGGCCTCGTCGGTGCGGCGGACGATGAGGCTGGTCAGGCTCCTTCGAATATCTCTGTCCAGCTTCCACGACAGCCAGTTCTTTTTTGTCGGCATGAACCTGAGCGCAAGAACGTAGTATATTCTTGGTCAATTGGCGTGTCCTTTGAGGCCTTGTCGAATTGGAGATGGAGCAATGGCGCCGGCGGCGAGAGCACTTACCGGTAGCCTGGAACGAGGACCTTGCGGAACGCCTCGGCAGCGAAGGCCATGAGCTGGTTCTGCAGGCCGAACACGGCGCGGCCGTCATTGTAGCTGCTGCCGAAGGTTACCCGCGTTATGGCCTCCTCCGTCACCTCCTGGAACCACTCCGCCACGTCCACCTCCAcctcgccgctgccgccggccacgGCCATCGCTCGCCACTTATCCGCCAGCGCGGCCACCGACTTGCCGACGTGGGGCACCAGCCGCTGCAAAAGCAAACGCATCGCTGTCAGGAAAGAGGCCGCCAGCTCGGGCAGGGACAAGAAAACAGAGGAGGAGCAGGTCATACGTTGAGGTTGTCGGGGTAGAAGGCGTCAGCGAGGGCGCGGCGGTGGAGCGCCCACTTTTCGCCGTGGAGGCTGACGAGGCCGTCGCCCTCGAGCTGGCGGACGACGGGGTGCGCCTCGTAGCGGTCGAACGCGTCGGCGCGCGTCAGGAAGATCTCCCGGATCAGCTCCGGTTCGGCCACCGTCAGGCGCGGCGTCGGGCCGAACCATATCAAGAACGTCGGACCTGCATCATCACAAACACCATTAATGGTGACACAAAAGGACGAGAAAAAGAGCCGGAATTTCCATTCAACGCAAGAACCAGAGCAGCAGAGGTGAAATCAATGGAGGGGCGAGTAAATACCATAAACCCCATATGAGCAAATAGATAGAGATAGAGAGAGAAGCTGAGCTGACAACAAGAGACAAAAGCTGAGCCCTGGCCGCTAACAAACAGGTACAGAGAGAGcaagaagagaggagagagagaataGAGAGGAGCCAAACCGGAAAGCAGACAGCGAGGGAACAGATCAACAAGCAGATGCAACCAAAACGGCCCCAAAAGATGAGCAATTTAGCCGCGCAGGCAGACGATGCCGGATGCTACTATTCTACTACAACACATGCGTATCTGTGTACGTAGGAGCAGGGCAGGGCGAGGAGGGAGACGCACCGTAGATCTTTCGCCAGTAGTGGTAGAAGGCGAGGACGCGGGGGAGGGCGTTGTGGGAGGTGGGCGGCGACATGGGCTTCGACGACGCCTCCACCATGAGCCCCACCATCTCCTTCACCGAACCCAGCAGGAACCGGTACGGCGGCCCGCGCACGCCCTGCGCCGCGAAGTGCGCCTCCAGACGCCGCGGCCGCCACCACAGCGCGTCAGCCACCCTCGCCGCCACGTGCAGCACCACCCACGCCAACAgcagcgccaccgccgtgcgccaCGTCATCCAGCCGCGCCAcgcccacgccgccgcctccATATCGTCCCCCATTGCCGCCGTGGTTTGCTCAGCTCCTCGTTTTCTTTGAAACAGAGAAAGCAGAGCAGAGCAAGGCGGGAAACGAACGGACCGGCGATGGGATTCTTTGATCTCCCGGTCTCGTGCTACGTTTGTAGGAGAGCCTGTGTATGTGCGCGCTTGAGATCGTGTTAATGGCGTGGGGTTTTGGGTGAGAAGGGAAGGTGAGGGCGGTTATATATAGTGGGGAGCAGGCCAGCAGGGGGAGGAGGAAGGTGGGAGAGAAGGCCGGCGGCGATGGGGCCGGGGAAGAAGGAGGGAGGGGTGGgttgtttgttttgttttgcggCTGGGTTTGTGTAAGGGTCAACGAGGTGGGCTTTGCCAGTTTTGTTTTGTTTAATTGACCGTGTTAGATGCACCATGAGAGGTTTGGTGTAGAAGAAACGAACCCGTTTAACCATCTGCTCTGATTTTCCTACCGTACACTACTATATCACAGTATTCATTGCCAttttatcattcatctaatggtgGAAGTTATTCATATAATCTTCTAATTATAGCCTATAATAGAAGGTGTTTCAATGCGCTCCTTTTTATTGCCATTGTCCGTTTGCTGTCGTCTACTATGCCAAATTAAAACTTTCTTTAGTTCTTTAGCAGAATTAATACTTTCTTCTGTGGAAGGCATGCCAATATGTTGCTAGAATTTCAGCCCCA includes the following:
- the LOC127307668 gene encoding cytochrome P450 734A2, with the translated sequence MGDDMEAAAWAWRGWMTWRTAVALLLAWVVLHVAARVADALWWRPRRLEAHFAAQGVRGPPYRFLLGSVKEMVGLMVEASSKPMSPPTSHNALPRVLAFYHYWRKIYGPTFLIWFGPTPRLTVAEPELIREIFLTRADAFDRYEAHPVVRQLEGDGLVSLHGEKWALHRRALADAFYPDNLNRLVPHVGKSVAALADKWRAMAVAGGSGEVEVDVAEWFQEVTEEAITRVTFGSSYNDGRAVFGLQNQLMAFAAEAFRKVLVPGYRFMPTKKNWLSWKLDRDIRRSLTSLIVRRTDEAVAVEAEGEEADSGSFRDLLGLMINAGERTTARVPVAKAIPVHDMLEECKTFFFAGKQTTTNLLTWATVLLAMHPEWQERARREVLDVCGADEPSKEHLPKLKTLGMIINETLRLYPPAVATIRRAKVDVQLSDGCMIPRDMELLIPIMAIHHDTRYWGQDATQFNPARFANGAAKAAKHPLAYIPFGLGSRMCIGQNLARLEAKLTMAILLQRFEIRTSPNYVHAPTVLMLLYPQYGAPLIFRPLTSQSLNPVSS